The following are encoded in a window of Bdellovibrionota bacterium genomic DNA:
- a CDS encoding FHA domain-containing protein: MPSLPDGSIKLTLAPVQGEARVPFLRIFLRDEFVRSYKIGLGHFIAGRDAQAQIFLNDRFVSRRHFQIEYDGENRLH; this comes from the coding sequence ATGCCGTCATTGCCTGACGGTTCTATAAAGCTGACGCTGGCTCCGGTTCAGGGCGAGGCGCGTGTACCGTTCCTCCGAATTTTTCTGAGGGACGAATTTGTTCGCAGTTACAAGATCGGCCTGGGACATTTCATCGCCGGGAGGGATGCTCAGGCGCAAATCTTTTTGAACGATCGATTCGTCTCCCGGCGCCATTTTCAAATCGAATACGACGGCGAAAACCGCCTCCATAT